One Endozoicomonas gorgoniicola DNA window includes the following coding sequences:
- a CDS encoding OadG family protein: MVSSDLLLEGVNLMLFGMGFVFLFLTVLVGMTSTLSKVVTRFFPDPLPAAPAPKAAAPAATASDDTELVAVITAAIKMHRDKR; this comes from the coding sequence ATGGTTTCATCGGATTTGTTACTGGAAGGTGTGAATCTCATGTTGTTTGGAATGGGGTTTGTATTCCTGTTCCTGACGGTGCTGGTGGGGATGACATCAACCTTGTCGAAAGTGGTTACCCGCTTTTTTCCAGACCCTTTACCGGCAGCACCAGCACCAAAGGCTGCCGCACCGGCTGCGACGGCCTCTGATGATACTGAGCTGGTTGCTGTGATCACCGCTGCTATCAAAATGCATCGGGATAAACGGTGA
- the oadA gene encoding sodium-extruding oxaloacetate decarboxylase subunit alpha, translating to MANVKKPLGITDVVLRDAHQSLFATRLRLEDMLPIAEKLDDIGFWSLETWGGATFDSCIRFLGEDPWERLRALKKAMPKTKQQMLLRGQNLLGYRHYADDVVDKFVERACVNGMDVFRVFDAMNDPRNLKQAMQAVKRHGGHAQGTLSYTTSEVHTTDMWLSLAKQIEDMGADSLCIKDMSGIITPADVFDLVTRLKKETDLELQLHCHATSGLSSMSILKAVEAGIDRVDTAISSMSMTYGHSPTESIVAALQGTERDAGLDLGKLEEIASYFREVRKKYAKFEGALRGVDSRILVAQVPGGMLTNMENQLREQGASDKFDEVLKEIPRVRKDLGMIALVTPTSQIVGTQAVLNILTGERYKSISKETQGILKGEYGAAPAPFNKELQERVLDGAKAITCRPADLLEAEMDKLTAELKEVAGEKGIKLASDAVDDVLTYALFPQVGLKFLQNRGNADAFEPAPGTEKVEEKAPAATVAKKAAASDTGVYSVKVNGNSYVVEVSEGGDVSSVEPVAATPAAEPAGSAGSAGGGEPMPAPLAGNIWKVNVAAGDAVNEGDVLLILEAMKMETEVRAPRSGKVTSVGVREGDSVVVGDTLLAIA from the coding sequence ATGGCCAACGTAAAAAAACCACTGGGTATCACCGACGTTGTATTGCGTGACGCACATCAGTCACTGTTTGCGACCCGGCTGCGTCTTGAAGATATGCTGCCAATTGCTGAAAAACTGGACGACATTGGCTTCTGGTCTCTGGAAACCTGGGGCGGTGCGACCTTTGATTCATGCATCCGTTTTCTGGGGGAAGACCCGTGGGAACGTCTGCGTGCGCTGAAGAAGGCGATGCCAAAAACCAAACAGCAGATGCTGCTGCGTGGTCAGAACCTGTTGGGTTACCGTCACTACGCTGATGACGTGGTTGATAAGTTCGTAGAGCGTGCCTGTGTGAATGGCATGGATGTATTCCGTGTCTTCGACGCCATGAACGATCCACGTAACCTGAAGCAGGCGATGCAGGCGGTGAAGCGTCATGGCGGTCATGCCCAGGGTACTCTGTCTTATACGACCAGCGAAGTACACACGACGGATATGTGGCTGAGCCTGGCGAAGCAGATTGAGGATATGGGGGCTGACTCCCTGTGCATCAAGGATATGTCTGGCATCATTACGCCTGCCGACGTTTTCGATCTGGTGACGCGCCTGAAGAAAGAAACTGATCTGGAGTTGCAGCTGCACTGCCACGCGACTTCCGGTCTGTCGTCTATGTCCATCCTGAAGGCGGTGGAAGCAGGTATCGACCGTGTTGATACGGCGATCTCCTCCATGTCCATGACTTACGGCCACTCTCCAACCGAGTCTATTGTTGCGGCCTTGCAGGGCACTGAACGTGATGCGGGTCTGGATCTGGGTAAGCTGGAAGAAATTGCTTCCTACTTCCGGGAAGTGCGTAAGAAATACGCTAAATTCGAAGGCGCCCTGCGCGGTGTTGACTCCCGCATTCTGGTTGCTCAGGTGCCGGGTGGCATGCTGACTAATATGGAAAATCAGCTGCGCGAGCAGGGCGCTTCTGACAAGTTTGACGAAGTGCTGAAAGAGATTCCTCGTGTTCGTAAAGATCTGGGGATGATCGCACTGGTCACTCCAACCTCTCAGATTGTTGGTACTCAGGCAGTGCTGAACATTCTGACCGGCGAGCGTTACAAGTCTATCTCCAAGGAAACTCAGGGTATTCTGAAAGGCGAGTACGGTGCTGCACCCGCTCCATTTAATAAAGAGCTGCAAGAGCGTGTGCTGGATGGTGCAAAAGCCATCACCTGTCGTCCAGCGGATTTGCTGGAAGCAGAGATGGACAAGCTGACCGCTGAACTGAAAGAGGTGGCTGGTGAAAAAGGTATCAAGCTGGCTTCTGATGCAGTAGACGATGTTCTGACTTATGCCCTGTTCCCACAGGTTGGCCTGAAGTTCCTGCAGAATCGTGGTAATGCGGACGCCTTTGAACCTGCTCCGGGTACTGAGAAGGTTGAAGAAAAAGCACCTGCTGCAACAGTAGCGAAGAAAGCGGCTGCTTCCGATACCGGTGTCTACAGCGTGAAGGTAAACGGCAATAGCTATGTAGTCGAAGTGAGTGAAGGTGGCGATGTTTCCAGTGTTGAGCCGGTTGCGGCAACGCCTGCTGCTGAACCTGCCGGATCGGCTGGCTCTGCTGGAGGAGGCGAGCCAATGCCTGCCCCTCTTGCGGGTAATATCTGGAAAGTTAATGTGGCTGCCGGTGATGCGGTGAATGAAGGTGACGTACTGTTGATTCTGGAAGCCATGAAGATGGAAACCGAAGTGCGGGCTCCGCGCAGTGGTAAGGTCACTTCCGTGGGTGTTCGTGAAGGCGACAGTGTTGTCGTCGGCGACACTTTGCTGGCCATTGCCTGA
- a CDS encoding sodium ion-translocating decarboxylase subunit beta: MDKMLNLWYGSGLYNMSPGQFVMIVVGFVLLYLAIRKQFEPLLLVPIGFGGIMANIPAAGLALPAIEQALSIAHPQVVAAVAAVLGVEVTGVSPYELVSLYNDAGVAVQQAVNAVVADFGYSNGVLYTFYEVAIASGVAPLVIFMGVGAMTDFGPLLANPKTLFLGAAAQFGIFATVLGAVGLSAMGLMDFSLADAAAIGIIGGADGPTAIYVSSVLAPELLGAIAVAAYSYMALVPLIQPPIMKALTTEEERRIVMVQLRSVSKTERIVFPLLLLVLVALMLPDAAPLLGMFCFGNLMKECGVVERLSDTVQNALINIVTIFLGLAVGSKLVADKFLQPETLGILSLGIVAFCIGTASGLLMAKLMNKLSKHKVNPLIGSAGVSAVPMAARVSNKLGLEANPQNFLLMHAMGPNVAGVIGSAVAAGVMIKYLSGM; encoded by the coding sequence ATGGATAAGATGCTTAACCTCTGGTACGGCTCCGGTCTGTACAATATGAGCCCTGGTCAGTTCGTTATGATTGTTGTAGGTTTTGTCCTGCTGTATCTGGCGATTCGCAAGCAGTTCGAGCCTCTGTTGCTGGTGCCGATTGGCTTTGGTGGCATTATGGCCAATATTCCTGCGGCTGGTCTGGCACTTCCTGCCATAGAACAGGCTCTGTCTATCGCTCATCCTCAGGTGGTTGCTGCTGTTGCAGCCGTCCTTGGGGTTGAAGTGACAGGCGTGAGCCCTTATGAGTTGGTGAGTCTTTATAACGATGCGGGTGTGGCTGTGCAGCAGGCTGTCAATGCTGTGGTGGCTGACTTTGGTTACTCTAACGGTGTCTTGTATACCTTCTATGAAGTAGCGATTGCATCAGGTGTTGCGCCGCTGGTGATTTTTATGGGTGTCGGTGCCATGACCGACTTTGGTCCACTGCTGGCTAACCCGAAAACGCTGTTTCTGGGTGCTGCTGCGCAGTTTGGTATTTTTGCCACTGTGCTGGGCGCTGTGGGTTTGAGTGCTATGGGGCTGATGGACTTCAGTCTGGCGGATGCAGCGGCGATTGGTATTATCGGTGGTGCCGATGGCCCGACGGCGATCTATGTGTCCAGTGTGCTGGCTCCGGAGCTGTTGGGTGCGATTGCTGTAGCCGCGTACTCTTACATGGCCCTGGTGCCTCTGATTCAGCCGCCGATTATGAAGGCGCTGACCACTGAGGAAGAACGCAGGATTGTTATGGTGCAGCTGCGTTCTGTCAGTAAGACCGAGCGTATTGTGTTCCCGCTGTTGTTGCTGGTGCTGGTGGCTTTGATGCTGCCCGATGCGGCACCGCTTCTGGGTATGTTCTGCTTCGGTAATCTGATGAAAGAGTGTGGTGTGGTGGAGCGTCTGTCTGACACCGTTCAGAATGCGCTGATCAACATTGTCACTATTTTCCTGGGGCTTGCGGTGGGTTCCAAGCTGGTGGCCGATAAGTTCCTGCAACCTGAAACCCTGGGTATTCTGTCTCTGGGTATTGTTGCCTTCTGTATCGGTACAGCGTCTGGCCTGCTGATGGCGAAACTGATGAACAAGCTCAGCAAACACAAAGTGAACCCTCTGATTGGCTCTGCCGGTGTGTCTGCTGTGCCTATGGCGGCGCGGGTTTCCAACAAGCTGGGCCTGGAAGCGAATCCGCAGAATTTCCTGCTGATGCACGCTATGGGGCCCAACGTTGCAGGGGTTATCGGCTCTGCGGTAGCGGCTGGTGTGATGATTAAGTACCTGTCCGGTATGTGA